A single window of Gossypium arboreum isolate Shixiya-1 chromosome 13, ASM2569848v2, whole genome shotgun sequence DNA harbors:
- the LOC108462634 gene encoding mitochondrial outer membrane protein porin 2-like, translating into MANNSHQRKKKRSKTSKRHKQQEPAGPRRFSEFGKFANDLLTKGYIHDQTLSISTRSCNEVIITSRASRQGRRSTANVGAQYKYKNAAVEVNFDTKSSIATTLSFGGEILPSTNVNASLRLPEYGSSQLNLKFQQSFRNAALSISVGLNQSPDILLSATIGTSSIAFGIESKYKTTSRSFGRLDAGISVTNPSRDASIILAEKGDLLRLAYAHRFGQSRKISAVAEVTRRLSNNKNSLAVGVSCIADKLTTVKATLNNRGKLQALLVHKINPNSSLNISAEFNMKALDKIPRIGLALALRL; encoded by the exons ATGGCCAACAACAGCCACCAGAGGAAAAAGAAGAGAAGCAAAACAAGCAAAAGACACAAGCAGCAAGAACCAGCTGGACCAAGACGTTTCTCTGAGTTTGGGAAGTTTGCCAATG ACTTGCTTACAAAGGGCTACATCCATGATCAAACCCTGAGTATCTCCACCCGCAGTTGTAATGAAGTG ATCATAACTTCAAGGGCTTCTAGACAGGGAAGGCGATCGACCGCAAACGTTGGAGCACAGTATAAGTATAAAAATGCTGCAGTTGAAGTGAACTTTGATACAAAATCAAGT ATTGCAACAACACTCTCCTTTGGGGGAGAGATTTTGCCATCCACGAATGTCAATGCGTCGTTGAGATTACCCGAGTACGGTTCCAGCCAG CTCAACCTCAAATTCCAGCAATCCTTTAGAAATGCTGCTTTATCCATCTCTGTTGGCCTAAACCAATCCCCTGACATATTGCTTTCAGCAACTATTGGCACTTCAAGCATTGCATTCGGCATTGAGTCGAAGTATAAGACCACTTCTCGTAGTTTCGGTCGGTTGGATGCAGGCATTTCCGTCACTAACCCGAGTCGTGACGCTTCAATCATACT TGCCGAAAAGGGTGACCTTCTAAGACTAGCATATGCGCATCGTTTCGGCCAGTCGAGGAAGATTTCCGCCGTTGCGGAGGTCACTAGGAGGTTATCCAACAACAAGAATTCCCTTGCTGTCGGAGTGTCGTGCATTGCGGATAAACTAACAACAGTGAAAGCAACGCTAAACAACCGGGGAAAGCTTCAAGCCCTCCTTGTTCATAAAATCAACCCGAACTCGAGTCTGAATATTTCGGCCGAATTCAATATGAAAGCTTTAGACAAGATCCCCAGAATAGGATTGGCTCTTGCCCTCAGGCTGTGA
- the LOC108462635 gene encoding uncharacterized protein LOC108462635: protein MEGVAVNPIVTIGYNEWRRRRVNDNILRPNLEDARLIEEYLRVVPSELEIIRQDFEKKSSELEKKIKRLEEENVYLKLDVDVQKSEAKNLRKGKRKVEEGLASLKEYYKKCRASVKNAGFASLSKIEDLKRKVEELESTLQNYELQIERLEANNCQLSEQLHRSQDQVRDRDYLMGQAIAQIREVADYLQTLVVQADVLSTKYELVSDRGQELASLLRKVKVFSVRAKPYM, encoded by the exons ATGGAAGGAGTTGCTGTAAACCCGATAGTGACCATTGGGTATAACGAGTGGCGGAGAAGAAGGGTTAATGATAACATTCTGAGGCCAAACCTAGAAGATGCTCGACTGATAGAGGAATATCTACGAGTGGTTCCCTCTGAGTTGGAAATTATAAGGCAAGACTTCGAAAAGAAAAGttcggagttagaaaagaaaataaaacggTTGGAGGAGGAAAATGTGTACTTGAAGTTAGATGTTGATGTCCAGAAGTCGGAGGCCAAGAATTTAAGAAAAGgaaagagaaaagttgaagagGGTCTTGCTAGCTTGAAGGAATATTACAAGAAGTGTCGAGCTTCAGTAAAAAATGCTGGTTTTG CCAGTTTAAGCAAGATCGAGGATCTGAAAAGAAAAGTAGAAGAGCTTGAGTCTACACTTCAGAATTATGAGCTTCAAATTGAACGACTGGAAGCAAATAACTGTCAGTTAAGCGAGCAGCTTCATCGATCTCAAGATCAGGTCCGGGATAGAGATTACCTCATGGGCCAAGCTATAGCCCAAATACGAGAAGTGGCTGATTACTTACAGACTCTTGTAGTTCAGGCAGATGTGCTGAGTACCAAATATGAGTTAGTGTCAGATCGAGGGCAGGAGTTAGCCTCCCTTCTTAGGAAAGTGAAAGTTTTTAGCGTTAGGGCTAAGCCatatatgtaa
- the LOC108462636 gene encoding uncharacterized protein LOC108462636, producing the protein MGSSSNPEDNLVNPTVPDFDEAVEVEKTRMEIPKHLEDRCKWLEEKFKALENVDYHGGIDAKDLSLVPDLVLPPKFKMPEFEKYNETSCPEAHITIFCRRMTGYIHNDQLLIHCFQDSLIGEAAKWYNQLNRGQISSWKDLAQAFMKQYGYVTDIAPDRITLQNMEKKLNESFRQYAQRWREIATQVQLPLLEKETTMCGKIEVGESTKKLVPRKRENEINNVSRSYAKPITVNQPRIVNASQQASSKQESDIKRNTEKLQFTSIPVTYKELYQTLFNAHVVSPVYLKPMQPPYPKWYNENVQCEYHAVITGHAIENYTAFKRLVEKLHEMGIIKFDKSSGGENPLPNHADKEVNAVIENTGKRVRMTVAEVRTPLREVWKEIMKKGLIAQSLGNRPQKIGNYCEFHDEEDHEIQECDEFRALIKELMDKKEQEFFEYVEERDVCTSEGGSLGKDCEINRPRVIISQPKINEVGLKMAPRIVIQKPVAFPYKDSKRVPWSYNCNVTIPGGKN; encoded by the exons ATGGGATCAAGCTCTAACCCTGAGGATAATTTGGTGAATCCCACGGTCCCTGATTTTGATGAGGCAGTAGAGGTGGAAAAGACGAGAATGGAGATCCCAAAGCACCTAGAGGATCGTTGCAAATGGCTTGAGGAGAAGTTCAAAGCGTTGGAGAATGTTGATTATCACGGTGGGATTGATGCTAAGGATCTGAGCCTGGTCCCAGACCTAGTACTTCCTCCAAAGTTCAAGATGCCGGAGTTTGAGAAATACAACGAGACCAGTTGTCCTGAGGCTCACATCACAATAttctgtcgaaggatgacaggATATATCCATAATGATCAGTTATTAATCCACTGCTTCCAAGATAGCCTAATTGGGGAAGCGGCCAAATGGTATAACCAGTTGAATCGGGGCCAAATTAGttcatggaaagacttggcaCAAGCTTTTATGAAGCAATATGGCTACGTGACGGATATAGCgcctgatagaatcactttacaaaatatggAAAAAAAGCTGAacgaaagttttaggcaatatgcccagagatggagagaaattgctacgcaGGTTCAACTGCCACTGCTTGAGAAGGAAACGACCAT GTGCGGAAAGATAGAAGTTGGGGAAAGCACCAAGAAGTTGGTCCCACGAAAGAgagaaaatgaaataaacaatGTAAGTAGGAGTTATGCAAAACCGATCACTGTGAATCAACCGAGAATAGTAAACGCGAGTCAGCAAGCCTCATCAAAGCAAGAGTCTGATATAAAGCGAAATACGGAGAAACTCCAGTTTACGTCCATTCCAGTGACGTATAAGGAGTTATATCAAACTTTATTTAATGCACATGTTGTATCCCCGGTTTACCTGAAACCGATGCAACCTCCGTATCCCAAGTGGTATAACGAAAATgtccaatgcgaataccatgcagtAATCACAGGACATGCGATAGAAAATTACACCGCATTTAAGAGGTTAGTGGAAAAGCTCCATGAAATGGGCATCATAAAATTCGATAAGTCATCTGGCGGGGAAAATCCGTTACCCAATCATGCCGACAAGGAGGTAAATGCAGTAATTGAGAATACCGGGAAGAGAGTTAGAATGACTGTGGCTGAAGTAAGAACACCATTGAGAGAGGTTTGGAAGGAAATAATGAAGAAAGGGTTAATCGCACAGAGTTTGGGAAACAGACCCCAGAAAATAGGGAACTATTGCGAGTTCCATGATGAGGAAGATCATGAGATCCAAGAATGTGATGAATTTAGGGCCCTAATAAAGGAACTAATGGACAAAAAAGAGCAGGAATTCTTTGAATATGTAGAAGAGAGAGATGTATGCACCTCGGAAGGAGGGTCGTTAGGAAAAGACTGTGAGATTAATCGCCCAAGAGTAATTATTTCACAGCCAAAGATTAATGAAGTTGGATTGAAAATGGCACCAAGAATAGTGATACAGAAAcccgttgctttcccttataaggatagcAAGAGGGTACCTTGGAGTTATAATTGTAATGTGACAATTCCGGGAGGAAAGAACTAG
- the LOC108463487 gene encoding uncharacterized protein LOC108463487, whose amino-acid sequence MEGLIPYLIHAMKKQNPSNRYRSMSVGSSRGYHLLMEQSPAESVEGSSHRRTRSEFQPPTTVEFSEQRSGLGLVSSKGDNYSSYLNYPSSMAGSSKAGSYYQQNSKVNSVQVSDVRPR is encoded by the coding sequence ATGGAAGGTTTAATCCCTTATTTGATCCATGCCATGAAGAAGCAAAATCCCAGCAACCGTTACCGGTCCATGTCCGTTGGGTCTAGCCGTGGTTACCATTTGTTGATGGAACAGTCACCGGCGGAATCCGTCGAGGGGTCGTCGCATAGGCGGACGAGGTCGGAGTTTCAGCCACCAACGACTGTGGAGTTTTCTGAGCAAAGGTCTGGTCTTGGTTTGGTTAGCTCAAAGGGCGACAACTATAGTTCTTATTTAAACTACCCTTCTTCAATGGCTGGAAGCTCGAAAGCTGGTTCTTATTACCAGCAAAACTCGAAGGTGAATAGCGTTCAGGTTTCTGATGTTCGACCACGATGA